From one Rhodamnia argentea isolate NSW1041297 chromosome 1, ASM2092103v1, whole genome shotgun sequence genomic stretch:
- the LOC115752791 gene encoding uncharacterized protein LOC115752791 has product MDIQRKRVQLLVFVAGIIALSMTAEKCRQFVGEEASSQSGKFTFLNCFDMGSGTLACSVKEGVKLYFYNIRAAHVEKARHLAIETALVDALSQGLTAKDAAKQAQKEGTKAAKLASRQAKRIIGPIISSGWDFFEAIYYGGTITEGFLRGSGTLVGAYAGGFVGEQRLGKFGYLVGSHLGSWVGGRIGLMVYDVVNGVQFLLQFVQPEEGEAGVNEPPVYKSFEGSEESYETPLGKSSDASEDYEAHKSTTYSEASENYDAHESTTYSESDEEL; this is encoded by the exons ATGGATATCCAGAGGAAGAGAGTTCAGCTGCTGGTCTTCGTCGCCGGCATCATCGCTCTCAGCATGACAG CTGAAAAATGCCGGCAATTCGTGGGAGAAGAGGCATCATCACAGAGCGGCAAGTTTACATTCCTGAATTGCTTCGACATGGGCTCTGGAACTCTAGCATGCTCGGTGAAGGAGGGCGTGAAGCTCTATTTCTACAACATAAGGGCAGCCCACGTCGAAAAGGCTAGGCACCTTGCAATCGAGACTGCGCTTGTCGACGCATTGTCACAAGGGTTAACAGCCAAGGATGCGGCCAAGCAGGCGCAGAAAGAAGGGACCAAAGCAGCGAAACTCGCGAGTCGGCAGGCCAAACGCATAATAGGACCCATCATATCTTCAGGGTGGGATTTTTTCGAAGCTATTTACTATGGTGGTACTATCACCGAGGGTTTTCTCAGGGGATCTGGGACCCTGGTTGGTGCTTATGCTGGAGGGTTCGTCGGCGAACAGAGACTTGGGAAGTTTGGGTATCTAGTGGGAAGCCATCTGGGCAGTTGGGTTGGAGGTAGGATTGGGCTTATGGTGTACGATGTCGTCAATGGAGTGCAGTTCTTGCTTCAGTTTGTTCAGCCTGAAGAAGGGGAAGCGGGAGTTAATGAACCTCCAGTTTACAAAAGCTTCGAAGGTTCTGAAGAGTCTTATGAGACTCCTCTGGGCAAGAGCTCCGACGCTTCCGAAGATTACGAAGCTCACAAGTCAACTACTTACTCCGAGGCTTCTGAAAATTACGATGCTCACGAGTCAACTACTTACTCCGAATCAGACGAAGAGTTGTAA